The Phaseolus vulgaris cultivar G19833 chromosome 5, P. vulgaris v2.0, whole genome shotgun sequence genomic interval ACCCTAATTCCTCTTTCGCTTCCCATTCTTtgcttctctctttctctctattCCACCAACTTCAGGTAACCCTAACTTCTCTCTCTGTCTTCACCAACGTTCATCATTTTAACAAATCCgcttttgtttcattttctaTTGTTTTCATATCACTCTTTTTGCTGtgttttgaatttgtgtttcATCTCGTTACTTTCTTCGCCAAGCTTTTTCATTCGATTTTAGGTGTTAtgtttttgttatttgttttgtGTTTAGTTCGAACTAAAATTTTGAATCATcatcgtttttttttttacgattggtgctttttttattttctgttttggCGCAGATTAGATTAATTCACCGAATTTTGATCGgtttaatatgtatttttattctattatagGTGGTTTTGAATTGTTGTTTaacctttttttcttattatctGGCATCGTTCGAAAAGAAAAGGATTTTGCATAGCTAAGAGCGCCTTCGCCTTCTTTCACTTGCGTTCTCTCACGATGATTTATTGGGAATTAATTATTGTTGTCGGATTTGGATTTGTTAGGTCTTTTTATGTACACGTGTCTGTTTAATTTTACTGAAGTTTCTGTTCTGCAGTGATGGCAGGATTGGCTCCTGAGGGTTCTCAATTTGACGGTCGGCATTATGATTCCAAAATGAGTGAATTGTAAGTTCCTTGCACTTTTTGTTTTTCACTGCGTGTGACGCTTGACGTGTATTTATTCTTATGGTTTTCTGTAACCTTTTTGTTTTGGAAATTAATTGCAGGCTTTCTGCCGATGGACAAGAGTTTTTCACCTCATATGATGAAGTCTATGATAGTTTTGATGCAATGGGTTTACAAGAAAATCTTCTGAGAGGCATATATGCTTATGGTATGGCAAatgattttttgtttgttttctcttGTGCTTATTCAATACTAGAGAAATATTCGGAATACTATCTTTTAAACACTCTTGACAATGGTTGATGGGTTCCTTTTTTAAAGATTCGACTCATCTCCAAAGTTACTTTTCGAGGCAACTGAATTTACCTTTTACAGAATACACCGACAATAAAGTGTGTTTAAAAAGTAAAGTGTGTATGTCAGTGAGTGTGACAGTGTCAATTAGTCAGTATTTTTGAAGATTTGGATTAACTACttttattaactaattttaGACATTGTTCTCTGTAATGGTTACCCTGTTGGAGTTATACTGTTTCATTCATTGTCTCTGCAATTGACATATCTGGAACTTCTTACAATTGTAATTAAATTTTAgcaaaacaatttaaattatcatttaatTTGGATTAATTAATTTACTGAAGTGGAGTCTTGGTGCAATTTTTAGGGTTGTCACCATTAACCTGGAGTCGTAGGATCTAAATGTTGAATTGACCTTTTCAAAACAAGGATGCTACTATTTGGCCCCTGCCTGGACCCCCTGATGTTGGGGAGTTTATAGCATCAAGTAATGTACCAATAAAGGGCATtgaatctctttttttttcacatcATATGCTTGGGATTATTGTTTTCTGAATTTACACCATTTCAAACTACTTTGTAGAAGATTACAAACGGATCTGCAGGGAACAACCATGTGAtatctatatttattattgttttaaaccGAAATCTTCTTTGATGAGTGTGGCATGTTTAGAAGAACTAAACAAATGTTATATGAAGTTAACTTTAGCCCAAGTTGATGTGTAATCTCTTATTCTTCGTTTTACAGGTTTTGAGAAGCCTTCTGCAATTCAGCAAAGGGGGATTGTTCCTTTCTGCAAAGGTCTGGACGTGATTCAGCAGGCACAGTCTGGAACTGGAAAGACAGCTACATTCTGTTCAGGAATTTTGCAGCAACTAGATTATGGATTGGTTCAGTGCCAGGCTTTggttttggcaccaacaagggAGCTTGCTCAGCAGATTGAAAAGGTTATGCGAGCTCTCGGTGATTATCTTGGCGTCAAGGTTCATGCTTGTGTTGGTGGGACCAGTGTCCGTGAGGATCAGCGCATTCTCCAAGCTGGTGTACACACTGTTGTTGGCACTCCTGGGCGTGTGTTTGACATGCTGCGCAGACAGTCTCTTCGCCCTGATCACATAAAGATGTTTGTTTTGGATGAGGCTGATGAAATGCTTTCACGTGGTTTCAAGGATCAGGTTTGTTTGTTTTCCATTCGGTTgttgaaaaaaattgaatttggtGTTTTTTTGTTGACTTTCATCTAACATTCTTTCGTGCATATTACTGATAGATGAAGTCATCTTGAGTTAAATAACGAACAGTTTTCATTTTCGTGCATGAAACGCAGATCTATGACATCTTCCAGCTACTGCCAGGTCAAATTCAGGTTGGCGTTTTCTCTGCTACTATGCCACCTGAGGCCCTGGAGATTACCAGAAAGTTCATGAATAGGCCAGTGAGAATCCTGGTAAAGCGGGATGAATTGACCCTTGAGGGTATCAAGCAGTTTTATGTGAATGTTGACAAGGAAGAATGGAAACTGGAGACATTATGCGACCTTTATGAGACTTTGGCTATCACCCAGAGTGTCATCTTTGTGAACACAAGGCGCAAGGTTGACTGGCTCACAGACAAGATGCGAAGCAATGATCACACAGTCTCAGCCACTCATGGAGACATGGACCAAAACACTCGTGATATCATCATGCGTGAATTTCGCTCTGGCTCTTCTCGAGTTCTAATCACCACTGACCTCTTGGCTCGTGGTATAGATGTACAGCAAGTGTCTTTGGTTATAAACTATGATCTGCCAACCCAACCTGAAAATTATCTTCACCGCATAGGGCGAAGTGGCCGTTTTGGAAGAAAAGGTGTTGCCATAAACTTTGTGACATTCGATGATTCCAGAATGCTATCTGATATTCAGAAGTTCTACAACGTCACTGTAGAGGAGTTGCCCTCAAATGTTGCTGATTTGCTCTGATGGGTTAATTTTTATGCTTTGTTAAGTCATCAGAGCTATTACTTTTTTGacaattattattttgtgtttttttctctttttcaatttttaccGGTAGAGTTCAAAGACCCTTTACTTTATTTATAATGGATtctataaaatttgtttatttgctTCATTAGTAGGTTGCCCAAAGACCCCTTTTTTGCTTATTTgtgttaaaatatatatttcatcgTAACCAAGGTGTGGAATAATGTTAGTTTTTCTGTGAAATTTAGTGTATTGagagttattatttaattttatttaaagatgTCGTGGTTAAGAAATTACATTCATCGGTCCAATCATGACAGTTGTTTATGATTTTATCATTGAAGGCTCtaaattgttttttctttattgaACTTATGTCCTTTTCTTTTTGACACTGAGGGTTATTAtatgtttcattttatttatttaaaaaaacaagcAGCTAGTTGATTGAGTTGTTCCTTTCTTCGATTCAAATGAATGTggtataacaataataataaaaagaaaaaaaagttatacaaTAATGTTGTTAAATAgtgtatttataataattattttgaatatcaTTGTTTAGAGAGGATGAAAGATAGTTTTTTAACAGTTCATCAAATATGTATATGTATTACATGTGTAGCATTTTCTGTACTTTTTGAGATTTACGCGTTATAATATCGATGAGTGAGCAATTTCTTCTCTTCCATTCTTTGTTAGGACCCATATTTGCAtaatttaagaaagaaaaatattattttgataccGAACTTTTTGCATTGCACCTTTCAAATGATAGAAGTTATGaaatataaaaagatatttttatcatttaaaaatgatagaagttatgaaatataaaaagatatttttatcatttaaagaGGTGTAATTTGAAGTAAGAAATATCAAATTATCATTGCTCTTTAAAAAATTGTGGGATTTTCGTTATTCTTAAACCCTAAACTTCAAACTAACTAATAAGAGGAGAAAAAGTAGGAggtattgttattttttttttcacattttatgtaatttttaaggaaaaaa includes:
- the LOC137835838 gene encoding eukaryotic initiation factor 4A-10-like — protein: MAGLAPEGSQFDGRHYDSKMSELLSADGQEFFTSYDEVYDSFDAMGLQENLLRGIYAYGFEKPSAIQQRGIVPFCKGLDVIQQAQSGTGKTATFCSGILQQLDYGLVQCQALVLAPTRELAQQIEKVMRALGDYLGVKVHACVGGTSVREDQRILQAGVHTVVGTPGRVFDMLRRQSLRPDHIKMFVLDEADEMLSRGFKDQIYDIFQLLPGQIQVGVFSATMPPEALEITRKFMNRPVRILVKRDELTLEGIKQFYVNVDKEEWKLETLCDLYETLAITQSVIFVNTRRKVDWLTDKMRSNDHTVSATHGDMDQNTRDIIMREFRSGSSRVLITTDLLARGIDVQQVSLVINYDLPTQPENYLHRIGRSGRFGRKGVAINFVTFDDSRMLSDIQKFYNVTVEELPSNVADLL